From the Kitasatospora atroaurantiaca genome, the window TTGTCGATGAACCGGGCCCGCCAGCGCTCCACCGTCGACTCGTCAACGCCCAGGTCCATCGCGGCCTGCCGGTTCGTCCCGCCGTCCGCGCAGCGCAGCACGATCCTGGCCCGCAGCGCGAGGTACTGCGCGGTCTTCGCCCGCCTGGCCCAACGCGTCAACTGGTCCCGCTCGGCGTCGCTCAGGACCAGGTCGGCCTTCGGGCGACCGATGCGGCCCTCATCCTGCAGGCCGGCCAGTCGGTCAGCAGCGAACCTACGACGCCACTTGGACACTGTCTTCGCCTGGACGTCAACATGCCGCGCGGCAGCGGCATTCGACATGCCGTCAGCGCACGCCAGAATGATCCGGGCCCGCTCGGCGGCTCTCCGGTCCCACGACCCGGCTCGACGCACCAACTCGGCACGCTCGTCCTCGGACAGCGAGATCACCACAGCAGAAGGCCCAGGGTGCGACACCCGAAAAGGGTAGCAACTTTCCCTCGTGATTTACGGCGCATCACACTAGCGGCGTTGGCCCGGCGGTAGAACGGTCGCGTAGCCGGGATGGCGCCCGACCAGGGCAAACGGCCTGAGGCCGGCGGGGGTGGTCTGGCCTGCGAAGGTTTCGTGCAGGGAAGGGATACAGCATGGCTGCCCCACCCAGGACCACGGCCGGGGATCGCATCGATGAATCCCTCGTCCAGGACTTCGAAGCCGAGCTGAGGGGCGAGCTGAGCCGCCCGGGGGACCCCGGCTACGCCGGCGCTCGGCAGATATACAACGGGATGATCGACCGGAGGCCGGCACTGATCGCCCGTTGTACCGGGGCGGGTGACACCTTGGATGCTGTGCGGTTTGCCCGGGCGAACGAGCCACTCGTCGCTGCCCGTTGGCGGTGGCCACAATGTCGCGGGCAATGCGCTGTGCGACGACGGGTCTCGTCATCGACCTCTCTCCGATGAAGGGCGTCCGAATCGACCCAATGGCACGGACGGTCCGTGCCGAGGCCGGTCTGACCTGGGGCGAAGTCAACCACGATCTCCAGCACTTCGGCCTGGCGGCGACCGGGGGGTTCATCTCGACGACGGGCGTCGCCGGTCTGACCCTCGGCGGTGGACTGGGCTGGCTCGTACGCAAGCACGGCTCGCCTGTGACAACCTTCTGTCGGTCGACATCGTCACGGCCGACGGCCGGCTCCTGACCGCCAACTCGACCGAGAACGAGGACCTCTTCTGGGCTATCCGCGGCGGCGGCGGAAACGTCGGCGTCGTCACCTCCTTCGAGTTCCGAACGCACCCGGTCGGCACCGCGCTGGCCGGTATGGTGGTTCACCCCGTCCCCGCAGCGCGGGACGTCCTGCGCTTCTGGCGCGACTACGCCCCGGGCGCTCCCGAAGAACTGACCGACGGCGCCTTGCTGTTCACGGCACCCCCCGAGCCCTTCATCCCCGAGAGAGCGCACGGTGCCCCCGTCCTCGCTCTGTTCGGGGACTACGCAGGGGACCTGTCCGCTGGCGAGAGCGCCATCCGGCCGCTGCGCGACTTCGGCCCGCCGGTGGCCGACCTCATCCAGCCCATGCCCGACAGCGCGGCCCAGACCATGGCGGACTCGATCTGGCCTCATGGAGTCCAGAACTACTGGAAGTCCAACTTCCTGGCGGAGGTGAGCGACGAGGCCATCGACACGATCCTCGCCAAATTCGCCACTGTTCCTTCGCCCCTGACGACCGTAGTGATCGACCACAACGGTGACGGCGCTATGAACCGAGTGAGCCCGGACGCGACCGCGTTCGGCCAGCGAGACTGGTCCTACAACCTCCTCATCACCTCACTGTGGACGGACCCTGCGGACTCCGACGTGAACATCCGCTGGACGCGCGCGTTATGGGCGGCGATGGAGCCGTTCACGAGAGAGGGTGTCTACGTCAACTATCTCGGCGCGGAGGGGCAGGACAGGGTGCGGTCGGCGTACGGCCCAACTACGACCGGCTGGTCAACGTCAAGAACACGTACGACCCGACCAATGTCTTCTGCCTCAACCAGAACATCGCACCGACCGGGGACGAGCGGACGCCTGAGGCCACAGCGTGACGAAGGCCCCTGGAAACCGCCACTGCGGTCGGGGCCTTAGAGCTCGTAACACGATCTCGTGGGTGTGGGCTGGTGGGCCGTGTCCGGTGTGACGATTCGTCCGTTGGTGGTGGCGTGAGTGCACCGTGGATGGTCGATGACGAGCTGTGGGCGCTGATCGAGCCGGTGTTGCCGCCGTGGCCGGAGCGGGCTCCGGGGCCTCGGCCGGTGGACGACCGGCTGTGCCTGCAGGGCGTGTTGTTCGTGCTGTTCACCGGGATCACCTGGCAACAGCTCCCGCCGGAGCTGGGCTTCGGCTCCGGGCAGACATGCTGGCGCCGGCTGTGCCGGTGGACGGAGGCCGGGGTCTTCGACCAGGTCCACCGGATACTGCTCGCGGAGCTGAACGCGGCCCGGCGGATCGACTGGACGCGCGCTTGTGTAGATGCCTCCCATGTGCGCGCGAAAAGGGGGGTGCCGGGGTTGGCCCGTCGCCGGTCGATCGCGGCAAGTCGGGCAGCAAGCACCATCTGATCTGCGACGGGAACGGAACCCCGCTGAAGGTCATCACGACCGGCGGCAACGTCCCCGACGTCACCCAGACTCTCGCGCTGGTCGACGCGGTCCCGCCCGTGGCCGGCCAACCGGGGCGCCCCCGCAAGCGGCCCAAGTCCCTGCTCGGCGACAAGGGCTACGACAGCAGGCACGTCAGGCGAGAGCTGATCAGACGCCGGATCCTGCCCGTCATCTCCCGCCGCGGAGAGCCCGACATCCGCGGCCTCGGCAAACTCCGCTACGTGGTGGAGCAGACCTTCGCCCTGCTCCACCAGTTCAAGCGCCTCGCCGTCCGCTGGGAACGCCGCCTCGACCTGCACGACTCGCTCATCTCGCTTGCATGTGCACTCATCTGCTGGAGAAGGATCAACAAGCCGACAGCGTGATCGTGTTACGAGCTCCAAAGGGCAGAGACGGGGAGGGACGCCGGAGGAGTGGGTCACCATCGAGGAGGCGTACCGCGCCGCCGGACTGGCGGCGGAGTTGCTGCACCCGGCCAAGTGCTCCCCGATGCTGTTCCCGAAGCTCCACTTCACTTCGGACTACCCGCTGTTCCGCTCCTGGGTGAACGGTCCGCAAGGGCAGCGTCTGGGCCTGTCCCCGATCCCCGAGGTGCTGGTGAACCTGCGGATGCTCAGGCGGACGCTCGCGGTGGAGATAGCCAATCGGCCCGGTGGACTGCTGGCCACGAAGATCGCTCTGAAGCATGTCAGCGTGGCCACTACCGAGGGATACGCCAAGCGCGGCCCGGCGGTGCTCAGGCCTCCTTGCTGGCCGAGGTCGGCAAGTTGGAGGCCGAACGAAACAAGGATCTCACCTGGCAAGTCTGGCAGGACTACAAGAACGGCCGGATGCCCGCCGGCCCTGGCGCGAAAGGCCTCATGGACTTCTTCGCCTCGGTGGACGGCCAGGCGGGCCGCTCACCAGGGCAGGCCCCGAACGTGAAGCGGAGCGACCAGGAGGTGATGAACCTCCTCGCCAAGCGTGCGAGGACCCTCCACCTGGGTGTCGCGAGCTACTGCTGGTTCATCGATCCCTCGAAGGCTCTATGTCTGAAGCTGGCGGGGACTCCGGGGGCGACCGAGCCGCTGGTTGGCATGTGCGACGCAGCGCGCTGCCCGCAAGCGACCCACCATCCGTGCCATCGCCCGGTCTGGGCCGCAAGCGCGGAGAACAAGAAGGTCTTCATCGCCTCCATCGGCCGAGGCCAGAACGCGGAGAAGGTCCGCTTGCAGAGCGAGTTGGACCGCGACCTGCGGGTTCTGACCGAGCTCGACGCTGCCGCCGGAAGGAACTGACATGGGACGTATCAGCGAAGAGACCCGCGCCAGCAACGAGGCGTCCATCCGGGCCGCGATGGACCGGCTGCTGCGGGGCGACTTGTCGCCCGGTGGCAAGTGCGACCTGAAGACGCTGGCCGCTGAGGCGGGTGTCACCCGCACCGCCTTCTACCCCAAGAAGGCCCGCGACGGCTCCGAGCGGTCCGGCCCCTACCAGCACCTGGCTGAGGAGTTCGAACGGCGCCTGAAGGCCCTTCAGGACGCTGGCGACATCCCCGACCCGCGGGCGGCCCAGATAGAACGGCTGAAGACAGCGAACGCCGAGCTGGAGAAGCGGGTCAAGGACCGCGACAGGGTGATCGCGGAGCTCACCGCGTTCAAGCAGCTCGCGCTGTCCCGGATCGCCGCCCAGCACCTGGAGATCGACCGCTTGCGAGGAGACCTGGCCAGGCGGCCCGAACTGGCCGGCCCGGTCGGCGTCGTCGCGTCACTGCTGACGCCGCGCGGTAAGACCTAACCCTAGTCACGCAGTTGACCGCGCCTCGCGCGCCCTGGCAGCGCACTCAGGCACGCGAGGCGCGAGCGGCCGCTCTTCCTCACGACCCGCCGACCGCCGCCGCCTCGCGCACCGGGTACAGTGCGGACGACTGCAACACCGCGACCCCGAACTCCGCCGCTGCCTCGTCGCTCATCTCGTCCGGGATCGGAGAAGTCGCCCTGACATCGAGGATCTTGCCCGCGTCCTCGCCGCTGACCGGTGCGAACAGTGCGAAGTTCACCTTTGTCCCGGTCAGGTCCCGCAGAGAGTTCCAGCGCACCCCTTCCAGCCCCTGTTCGTGGGCCCGCTGTGCGAGCTCTCGGCTTCGTGGGTAGCCGATGTCCATCTCGTGCACAAGAGCTGCGTCGATACCCATGACCCCCAGGTTGGCGTTCACGTTCAGGTCTACAAGCCGCAGGTGGTGAGTAACCGACAGCCAGGCAAGGCACCGTTTCCTGACCTCGTCCGCAGGTACTCCCGGGCCGCTCACACGCAGGAACACCTCGATGAACGCGCCGAGAGGTGACGAGGCGACGTAACACGTGCCGGCCCCGCCGGACAGGTCGAACCGACAGGGCATCTCTCCGCCGCAGAACCAGACCGGACTGCCCGGCGTTCCATCCTTCAGCTTGCGCCGGTATATCCGGAACAAGTCGGCGTCCGGTTCCAGCAGGTAGAGCGCAAGCTCGCGGGTCATTGCGCCAGCCTCGCCACCGTCACTCGGGCAGACCACTCAAGCTCCTCGGGGGACACCTTCGACAGCACCTTCCGCGGCTCTTGGTCCTCCAGCTCGGGCTGCGGAGTGGCAGCCCACAAGACCACGGTGTCCGGGGAGAACAGATCGTCGAGGCCGGTCCGGAACACCTCCAGAATCCTCGCCACCGTCTCGGAGAGGCGGTTGCCCGGAGCGGGCTGGGCGAATTGCCACAGTGGCAGGAAGACCTCGTGCCGACCTACCAGACCGACCAGGTGCCCGCTCTCGACCTCGCCGACAATCTCCTCCGCAGCCCGGTGCCACTGGGCGGCCAATGACTGCGCGGTCACGCACTCCCCCAGCGCTAGGTGCCAGGACAGGTTGCTCACCGCAAGTCCCGCCGCGTCCTCGCCGATCGCTCTGAGGACCGCCTCGTCGAAGCCGTGAGTGCTCAGCTGGCGATGGCGTTTCCACTGTTCGTGGAGCACACGGGCGAACGCCTCAGCCAGGACCGATTCCTCGTCCATGCGTCCACCGTACGGCCCGGCCCGTGCCATCGCCCGGCCAGTCCGCAAGCAGTCTCCTGGTGCTGGACGGCCAGGCCAAGGACGGAAACGGCCCTGGCCGCTGAGGCAGGTGTCACCCGCATCGGCCGCCGAGCGCCTTGGTCCCGAATCGTCCGTGAGCGTACTGCTCCTCGAGCAGGCCTTCCGCGACGAGCGCATCTTGGACGACTTTCACGCCTTCCGGATACACGCCCGGCTCATGCGGTCCAGCTGCGGGGTCCTGGTGGAGTGCGCGGGTCAGTAATGTCAGGTCCACGACCGGGGAGGCTGACTTGGAGGTCGTACGGACCTCGCCCACCGGCCGCGCGGGGTGTCGCTGCTGGGCGGCCCGGGTCTCGCTGGACCTATGAAGTGCTGAAAAGTGCCGCGCGCTGGCGAGCAGCGGCGAGTTCGCTGCCGATGCGGGCCGGGCTGGCGTACTCCCGCCGAAGGTCTGCGACCGCGCGGTCCTGACTGCGTGCGGCGGACTCAATCTGCTGGTTCACTCGCTCGGCGAGGTCAAGCACTCGGTCCACCATCTGGTCGGGAGGAGGATCGGGAGCGTTGTGCAGCCGAGCGAGTTCCTCAGCCAAGTCAAACAACGAGTGTCCAATCGCGGCGAACTCTGGGTTGCGGCGGCGGCGGTCCTCGTCGTATCGGGGCTCGATGTCGTAGCCGACCTCGATCATGTCGAGCGTGGTCGAGCGACTGCATGATCCCGGGCTGCTGGTGGCGGCAGTCTCGGTTGCCGTCGCACTGATGTCGAGAGTGTATTTCCCGTGGTGAGCCGTGTTGCGAAGCAACAGCGTGCTCTTGTTCCACCCGTCGGTAATGCTGTAGGTAATAGTGGTGTTGCGGATGCCCAGATCGGTTGTGATGTCCGGTGGAATTTCTGCCGACATTGCCGCTTGAACGGCAACCTCATCCTGTCTGCCACGCGTGGGGAGCGGGGCGCCGTTTACTGACCACTCAATCCTCGCTGCTGCGAAGCCGTATCCGGTTGCGACGACGTCGTGCTCGAGGATGTCCGCGGTCGGCCAGTAGTGGTATTCGCGTTCCTCGCAGATGAATCCTGCGTTTGGCTCGAAAGGTCGAGGGCGCGTCGGGAGATACTCGGGGGCGACTGATCTGGGTCCAGGATTTCGACAGCCCGACGGAGCGATCGTTGCCGTCACGCAGGGGGAAGACGTTGTCTACCGGCATGTTGATGCCTGATCCAACCGGGATGTGCTCGGCCAGGATGCGGGCGAAGGCGGGGAATGCAAAATTGTGACCGACGCCTGTGAGGGCGTCAAATCGGTCGGCCAGATCCGACCCTCGCGTTCGGATGATCTGCTCGAGGGAGTAGCCCAGCTGATGTCGCAAGTAGTTGATGAAGAGGATTCCGCAGCCGTAAGAGACCCTATCGGCGTCCGATTGGGCGGTGTTGGTGACCCAGTCCGGGCGATCCGTGGTGCCTAGCCACTCGTTCACCCTTGGACCATTGCCTGATCGGTAGTAGCCAATAGGGTGCAACTCGGTGGCCAACACGATCGACAACGCCTCACCGTCGCTCCAACTCCGGTTCCAGCCGTAGCCGGTGAAGTCCATCAGGATCTCGGCCAGCTCCGCGACGAACAACATGCGAGCAAACTCATCGAACACATTCTGCTGCGACGGCGTCGGCGCCGTCGGGATGTAGGTGCTGCCGATCGAGATCCGGCTGATCTGGTCCCGCAGCCATCCCAGGTTCGAGACGTCGCCTGGCCCATCAGAATGCGACACATGTACCCAGGTCCCGTACCGGTTGCGGCCCCCGGCGTTGAAGTTGCAGTCAAACAACTTCTCAAGCGCTGCAAGATCCGCTTCGCAGGTCTCCCCGATAGCTTGCGCACGCCGCAACGCGTCGGCATCGGGCTGTTGATTAAGCCATTCGCCGTAGGTGATGACGAAGTTCGGCGTGTCTGCGGCTACGGAAAACCCAAGCCAATCTTTCATCTACGTGCCTGCTTTCTGCATCTGCTCGGATCAGTTCCCAGCCCGCTAGGACGAAGACGGTGCCAGTCAGAAAGATACAACCCGGCTAGATGTACATATATCCGAGAATGGCGATGTCCGCCACGCTCGCGGGCACCACATATCGAAAGGGGTCCAGAGCCGCATCTGCACCGACGAGGTTCGGTGTACCCGAATGCGTGAGTTGCCACCTGTCCCAGATGCGGTCCACATTTGCGTGCAGGAGCCAGAAGATTGGGTCTTTTGCAGCCGTAACCGGATCAGTGATGGTGCCGTTGCACCAATTGTGTACGTCGTTGTGGGCATCGAACTCTAGCCCCAGGGTGAAGTCTGTATACGTCTGCTTTAGTAGAATTCCGTCGACGGTGGCCTGCGTGGGAAGAGAGCCACCTCGTGCTCCGGGCGTGCCGCGCTGGACGTTTGGCGGCTGCCATACCCAATCGGGCCGATCGTGGTCATTGGCGTAGTCCCAATAAGGAATCCTCAGGTTAGGCTCATACGTACGCAGGGTCTGCTCAAGCGCATAGACGTAAGTCCGATGCCATGGCAGGAACCGCTGGGTGCCAACAGGGCCGCCGGCGTGCTCCATGGTGTGCATACGGTGGCTCATGTCTGAATGCACGTCGGCCCACCCTTGGTAACGGCCGCTTGCGTATGCAGCTTGCAGCGCTCCATTGAACCGGCTTCGCTCGGTTTCGCTCAGCCGCCTGTGATCCCACCGAGTCCTAGCAACTGCGCGGGCAATGGCGGTCAGCCCATCCTCAACCTTCATGGACCATCTGAGCTGGCTATCCATCAAAGGCGACCAGAGCTGAGCAGCGACTTTGCTGGTATCGACATCATCGACTCCCGCATCGAAGATCCATGAAGAATCGCTTACGGGACGGTCGGGTACACTTCCTACGTCTCGCAGGAGTCGGGCAAATCGAAGCGCGAGCAACTCCGGGTCGAGTTGTCTACCAGCTCCCCAGTCCACTTTCATAAGGTTGAAGTCATCCCGGTCAGGGAATCGACCTTCCGCGTGCAATTCCCCACGGCGCTGACCGTTTCCGGCGTCCTTCGAGGGTTTGACTCGGTCTCGCGAATTCCTCAGGGCCATGCCGTTCCCTCCAGCTAATTACGCATGCACGGGCTAGCGGATAGGAAGACCGGCCATCGTGACTGTCGGCGAGCATCGACGGAGGGCTTCGCTACAACCAATCTGTAGGTCTGTCCGCCGCCGAGCGAGTCTTCCGCGTCCAGGGGAGTGACAGGCCCTTCCGAACCCGTTGATGTATTGAACGTGATCGCAGAATGGGAGTGAATTCTGGACTGGTACGGCAGAGCTGGGCCGTCTTGTCTCTGCCGCGGTGTGGAGGTGGTGGCTTCCGCGCTAGCGCTAGCCTGCGGCACTTAGAGCTCGTAACACGATCACGCTGTCGGCTTGTTGATCCTTCTCCAGCAGATGAGTGCACATGCAAGCGAGATGAGCGAGTCGTGCAGGTCGAGGCGGCGTTCCCAGCGGACGGCGAGGCGCTTGAACTGGTGGAGCAGGGCGAAGGTCTGCTCCACCACGTAGCGGAGTTTGCCGAGGCCGCGGATGTCGGGCTCTCCGCGGCGGGAGATGACGGGCAGGATCCGGCGTCTGATCAGCTCTCGCCTGACGTGCCTGCTGTCGTAGCCCTTGTCGCCGAGCAGGGACTTGGGCCGCTTGCGGGGGCGCCCCGGTTGGCCGGCCACGGGCGGGACCGCGTCGACCAGCGCGAGAGTCTGGGTGACGTCGGGGACGTTGCCGCCGGTCGTGATGACCTTCAGCGGGGTTCCGTTCCCGTCGCAGATCAGATGGTGCTTGCTGCCCGACTTGCCGCGATCGACCGGCGACGGGCCAACCCCGGCACCCCCCTTTTCGCGCGCACATGGGAGGCATCTACACAAGCGCGCGTCCAGTCGATCCGCCGGGCCGCGTTCAGCTCCGCGAGCAGTATCCGGTGGACCTGGTCGAAGACCCCGGCCTCCGTCCACCGGCACAGCCGGCGCCAGCATGTCTGCCCGGAGCCGAAGCCCAGCTCCGGCGGGAGCTGTTGCCAGGTGATCCCGGTGAACAGCACGAACAACACGCCCTGCAGGCACAGCCGGTCGTCCACCGGCCGAGGCCCCGGAGCCCGCTCCGGCCACGGCGGCAACACCGGCTCGATCAGCGCCCACAGCTCGTCATCGACCATCCACGGTGCACTCACGCCACCACCAACGGACGAATCGTCACACCGGACACGGCCCACCAGCCCACACCCACGAGATCGTGTTACGAGCTCTTCAGCGTGCGTCCACGTGCTTGCAATGAAGGCGATGTTCCCTCGCACGGCTTTCCCCCCGTCCCCGTGGCATGCCTGCGCCTTGCTCGGCCGAGCCTGCCGGGGGGCGACGGCGATGTCCATGTTCGGACCTCTCGCCGCCGCGCGCACCCGGTCCTGTGAACCCGACGGAGGATCAGGTGGTCACACGTCGCGTCGGCTGACCACCGGGTAGGCGACGGCCAGCAGCGCGGCGGCGAGGGCGACCAGGGCCCCGAGGAGCTGCCAGGGGTTGACGTCCGGGTCGAGCCCGTTGCCGAACAGGGCGGCGGAGATGCTCACGGGTGCGTAGAGGATCAGGTAGCGGCCGACCGCCTCTCCGGTGAAGAGGCCGATGATGGTCGGCAGCATGACAAAGCCGAGCATGGCGCTGATCGCGCCGGCACTGTGCCGCAGCAGGGCTCCCATCGCAAGCGACATCAGGCCGATCGCGGCGAGGTAGAGGCTGCCGCCGACCACGGTCCTGAGCACCTGTTCGGTCGGCTGCGGGCCCGCCTCGTCGCCCAGCATCGCGATGGCCACCGCCGTGAACGTCCCGATCGCCGCGGTGGCGAGGACCAGGACCAGGGCGAAGAACACCAGGGCCTTGGCGGTCAGCATCCGTGCCCGCCTCGGACACGCGGTGAGCGTGCTGCGGATCATGCCGGTGCCGTACTCCGAGCTGATGGTGAGCACCCCGAGCGCGATGACGGGGATCTGGCCGATGAAGAAGCCGCCCATGCCGAGCCCCAGGATGTCGTCGCCCGGCTGCACCGTGCCGTCGGAGAACACGACGGCCAGGGCGCCGACGCCGAGGATGAAGGTGAACATGGCGGCCAGGTTCCAGACCGTCGAACGGACGCTGCGGATCTTCGTCCACTCGGAGGCCAGGGCGTGGCCCAGGCGGGCCTCCTCCACGGGAATCGGCGAGGCGAAGACCGGGGAGGCCTCGCGCGGGGGAGCGGTGGGGGTGAGCACTGGTCAGGCCTCGTTCTCGTCGTAGTGGTCATGTGCCGAGCGGTACTCCACCTCGTCCTGGGTGAGCCGCATGTAGGCCTCCTCCAGCGAGGCGTGATGCGGTGACAGCTCGTGCAGCCGTACACCGTGCTCGTGGGCCAGGTCGCTGATCTGCGGCAGTGTCGCCCCGGTGACCTTGAGCGCGCCGTCGGGCTCCGGCTCGGTCCACGCACCTGCTTCGGCGAGTACCCGGCCCAGCAGGTCCCGCTGCGGCCCGTCGCCGTCCGGGGTGCGTACCCGCACGTAGCCGGCGGAGTGACGGTCGATGAAGTCGCGGACGGACATGTCGGCCAGCAGCCGTCCCTGGCCGATCACGATCAGATGGTCGGCGGTGATCGCCATCTCGCTCATCAGGTGGGAGGAGACCAGGACCGTACGGCCTTCGGCGGCGAGGCGCCGCATCAGTGTGCGCACCCAGTGGATGCCCTCCGGGTCCAGGCCGTTGACCGGCTCGTCGAAGAGCAGCACCTCGGGATCGCCGAGCAGGGCCGCGGCGATGCCGAGCCGCTGGCCCATGCCGAGCGAGAAGCCCTTGGAGCGGTGGTCCGCCACCTGGTGAAGGCCGACGATGTCGAGTACCTCGTCCACCCGCTCCCGGGGGAGGCCGGCGAGCTGGGACAGGCAGAGCAGGTGGTTGCGGGCGCTGCGGCCGCCGTGCACGGCGCGGGCGTCGAGCAGGGCGCCGACCTTGCGGGCGGCGTTGGGCAACTGCCGGTACGGGTGGCCGTCGATGGTGACGCTGCCTGAGGTCGGCGTGTCCAGGCCGAGGATCATGCGCATCGTGGTCGACTTGCCTGAGCCGTTGGGCCCGAGGAAACCGGTGACGACACCTGGCCGGACCTGGAACGAGAGGCTGTCGACGGCCGTCTTGGGGCCGTAGCGCTTGGTGAGGCCGTGTGCCTCGATCATGAAGGGCGTCCTTGGTGTCTGTGGTCGGCCGGACTGGTTCTCGCACAAGACGACGGCGGCATACCCGGCGGTTTCCCGACCCGACAACATGAACTATGATTCATGATAGGTGCGAACGGTGATCATTCAGCGGGAGGGATGACGGCATGAAGGTGATCCTTCTCGGCGCGACCGGCATGGTCGGACAGGGCGTCCTGCGGGAGTGCCTGCGTGACGACGCGGTGGAAGGCGTGCTGGTGCTCGGCCGGACGCCGACCGGCGTCCGGCACCCGAAGCTCCGCGAGATCGTGCAGCCCGATCTGACCGACCTCGGCGGGGTCGAGGCCGAACTCTCCGGCTACGACGCGTGCTTCTTCTGTCTCGGCGTCTCCTCGGCAGGCATGAAGGAGGAGGCGTACCGCCGCGTGACCCACGACCTCACGCTCTCCGTCGCCCGGACCGTGTCCGCCCTGAACCCCGGCCTGACCTTCGTCTATGTCTCCGGGCAGGGCACGGACAGCTCCGAGCGGGGCAGGCTGATGTGGGCCAGGGTGAAGGGCAGGACCGAGAACGACCTGCTCGCCCTGCCCATGGACGCCTACATGTTCCGCCCCGGATTCATCCAGCCGATGCACGGCGTCACCTCCAGGACCAGGCTCTACCGGGCCGCCTACCGGGTGACGACGCCCCTCTTCCCGGTGCTGTGGAGGCTGTTCCCGAACCAGCTGACCACCACCGAACGCCTGGGGCGGGCGATGATCGCCGTCGCCCGCTCGGGTGCGCCCGGCCGGATCCTCGGGACGAGGGACATCAACGCCCTCGTCCCGCTCGCTCCGCCGTCCTAGCGACTCACCTTGAGGGACGGGCAGGCCCAGGACAGCGGAGTCCCGTCAGGTGGAGGGCCGTGGTACGTCCCGTCGCTCACCGACAGGTTGACGATGAGGTAGGCGTGCCACGTCCTGCCGACCCCGCGGCCGTCGGCGTGGACGAGGTGGCCGCCCACGTACCACTCCACCGTCCGGGCTCCGAGGACCACCCGGAGTCCGACGGTGGCGCCCGGTGTGACCGTCGGGTCCTGCCAGTACCGGTAGCCACCCTTCACGTGGTTCGAGAGCTCCAGCGTCCCGGGGTTGTCCGGGTGGTACTCGAACACGTCGATCTCGTTGCCGCCGTCACGCCAGGTCCAGATGGCCGGCCAGGCGCCCCGGCCGCTCGGGAGCGTGATCCGGGCATCGATGACATCGCCCGTCCGCACCTCGAACGCCTCCGGGCTCCCCTCCGTGGTGAGCAGGTCGCAGTCCCACAGGTCGTCGGCCTCCCTCGCCTCGGCGCGGAAGACGCCGCCCGGGCAGTAGCGGGGTCTTAGGTGGTCGAGTTTGTGGTCGGAGCGGTTGGTCGGGCCCATGTCGGGATAGGCGCTGCTTCGTCCGGCGGTCCACTGGTGGGCCGAGGTGAAATCAGCGGTGAAGACGACTCGGCGGGTGTGTGGTGTTGAAGTTCGTTCACTCTCCATCCTTTGATTATGGCGTGAGTCACATTTCCGGTAAACATCTGACGATAGGTCAGATCATATGACGAGCAGTCATATTGCTTACGACATGGGCGTCCTGGTGGCTGATGCACCATCAGACATGGTCATTTCTCGATCAGTTGGGCCGCCACGTCGACCCGTCATCCCGGGCGGGGCGGAGTTACCATCGCAGTCCCCAAGGGCGGGGGACAGGGAT encodes:
- a CDS encoding tyrosinase family protein, coding for MALRNSRDRVKPSKDAGNGQRRGELHAEGRFPDRDDFNLMKVDWGAGRQLDPELLALRFARLLRDVGSVPDRPVSDSSWIFDAGVDDVDTSKVAAQLWSPLMDSQLRWSMKVEDGLTAIARAVARTRWDHRRLSETERSRFNGALQAAYASGRYQGWADVHSDMSHRMHTMEHAGGPVGTQRFLPWHRTYVYALEQTLRTYEPNLRIPYWDYANDHDRPDWVWQPPNVQRGTPGARGGSLPTQATVDGILLKQTYTDFTLGLEFDAHNDVHNWCNGTITDPVTAAKDPIFWLLHANVDRIWDRWQLTHSGTPNLVGADAALDPFRYVVPASVADIAILGYMYI
- a CDS encoding ABC transporter permease produces the protein MLTPTAPPREASPVFASPIPVEEARLGHALASEWTKIRSVRSTVWNLAAMFTFILGVGALAVVFSDGTVQPGDDILGLGMGGFFIGQIPVIALGVLTISSEYGTGMIRSTLTACPRRARMLTAKALVFFALVLVLATAAIGTFTAVAIAMLGDEAGPQPTEQVLRTVVGGSLYLAAIGLMSLAMGALLRHSAGAISAMLGFVMLPTIIGLFTGEAVGRYLILYAPVSISAALFGNGLDPDVNPWQLLGALVALAAALLAVAYPVVSRRDV
- a CDS encoding FAD-binding protein gives rise to the protein MRCATTGLVIDLSPMKGVRIDPMARTVRAEAGLTWGEVNHDLQHFGLAATGGFISTTGVAGLTLGGGLGWLVRKHGSPVTTFCRSTSSRPTAGS
- a CDS encoding ABC transporter ATP-binding protein — encoded protein: MIEAHGLTKRYGPKTAVDSLSFQVRPGVVTGFLGPNGSGKSTTMRMILGLDTPTSGSVTIDGHPYRQLPNAARKVGALLDARAVHGGRSARNHLLCLSQLAGLPRERVDEVLDIVGLHQVADHRSKGFSLGMGQRLGIAAALLGDPEVLLFDEPVNGLDPEGIHWVRTLMRRLAAEGRTVLVSSHLMSEMAITADHLIVIGQGRLLADMSVRDFIDRHSAGYVRVRTPDGDGPQRDLLGRVLAEAGAWTEPEPDGALKVTGATLPQISDLAHEHGVRLHELSPHHASLEEAYMRLTQDEVEYRSAHDHYDENEA
- a CDS encoding IS5 family transposase (programmed frameshift), which produces MSAPWMVDDELWALIEPVLPPWPERAPGPRPVDDRLCLQGVLFVLFTGITWQQLPPELGFGSGQTCWRRLCRWTEAGVFDQVHRILLAELNAARRIDWTRACVDASHVRAKKGGAGVGPSPVDRGKSGSKHHLICDGNGTPLKVITTGGNVPDVTQTLALVDAVPPVAGQPGRPRKRPKSLLGDKGYDSRHVRRELIRRRILPVISRRGEPDIRGLGKLRYVVEQTFALLHQFKRLAVRWERRLDLHDSLISLACALICWRRINKPTA
- a CDS encoding NAD-dependent epimerase/dehydratase family protein is translated as MKVILLGATGMVGQGVLRECLRDDAVEGVLVLGRTPTGVRHPKLREIVQPDLTDLGGVEAELSGYDACFFCLGVSSAGMKEEAYRRVTHDLTLSVARTVSALNPGLTFVYVSGQGTDSSERGRLMWARVKGRTENDLLALPMDAYMFRPGFIQPMHGVTSRTRLYRAAYRVTTPLFPVLWRLFPNQLTTTERLGRAMIAVARSGAPGRILGTRDINALVPLAPPS
- a CDS encoding IS5 family transposase (programmed frameshift) — protein: MVDDELWALIEPVLPPWPERAPGPRPVDDRLCLQGVLFVLFTGITWQQLPPELGFGSGQTCWRRLCRWTEAGVFDQVHRILLAELNAARRIDWTRACVDASHVRAKKGGAGVGPSPVDRGKSGSKHHLICDGNGTPLKVITTGGNVPDVTQTLALVDAVPPVAGQPGRPRKRPKSLLGDKGYDSRHVRRELIRRRILPVISRRGEPDIRGLGKLRYVVEQTFALLHQFKRLAVRWERRLDLHDSLISLACALICWRRINKPTA
- a CDS encoding RES family NAD+ phosphorylase, giving the protein MTRELALYLLEPDADLFRIYRRKLKDGTPGSPVWFCGGEMPCRFDLSGGAGTCYVASSPLGAFIEVFLRVSGPGVPADEVRKRCLAWLSVTHHLRLVDLNVNANLGVMGIDAALVHEMDIGYPRSRELAQRAHEQGLEGVRWNSLRDLTGTKVNFALFAPVSGEDAGKILDVRATSPIPDEMSDEAAAEFGVAVLQSSALYPVREAAAVGGS